In Rhodobacter xanthinilyticus, a single window of DNA contains:
- a CDS encoding Hint domain-containing protein produces the protein MANATLTGNAANNAATVTNATNGSGVPSQNGSSVTVTTSNATLSGSGHFYDVNFLGGADTLVSWNMPWVNPESGDKLGFDNISMGTGNDVVELHRSAFYDTLDMGDGDDTLVLDNSGGRNVVMGAGNDVTQVNMTQASAASEEELAQKVGQAPISLDGGTGLDTLDLAGDWTLTLTSGSFTLDTNHDGIGDQVTNVLRADQYGDVLGMPTLLSGTVQWGDILTLSGGDTVVAQATFSNFEALNAVCFTPGTLIETPAGPRPVEALRRGDLVSTRAGARPIRWIGRRRLDLIDLMANPKLMPILVPRGAFGDGLPRRDLHVSPQHRVVVRSKIAERMFGAREVLVAVKQLVGTAGIEVDGELSTVTYYHFMLDDHALVIADGIEAETLYPGPQALSFLSEDARAEISTLFPELEAGAASLALPCLKGRDARALAARHARSGQPLWS, from the coding sequence GTGGCCAACGCCACCTTGACAGGCAATGCAGCCAATAACGCCGCGACGGTCACGAACGCGACGAACGGCTCCGGCGTCCCCTCGCAAAACGGCAGCAGCGTCACCGTCACCACCTCGAACGCGACGCTGAGCGGCTCAGGCCATTTCTACGATGTCAACTTCCTCGGCGGCGCCGATACGCTCGTGTCGTGGAACATGCCCTGGGTGAACCCCGAAAGCGGTGACAAGCTGGGCTTCGACAATATCTCGATGGGCACCGGCAACGATGTCGTCGAGCTGCACCGCTCGGCCTTCTACGACACGCTCGACATGGGCGACGGCGACGACACGCTCGTGCTCGACAATTCGGGCGGGCGCAATGTCGTCATGGGCGCGGGCAACGATGTCACGCAAGTCAACATGACCCAGGCGAGCGCCGCCTCCGAGGAGGAGCTCGCCCAGAAGGTCGGTCAGGCGCCGATCAGCCTCGACGGCGGCACCGGGCTCGACACGCTCGACCTCGCCGGCGACTGGACGCTGACCCTGACCTCGGGCAGCTTCACCCTCGACACCAACCACGACGGCATCGGCGATCAGGTGACCAACGTGCTGCGCGCCGATCAATACGGCGATGTGCTGGGCATGCCGACGCTGCTCTCGGGCACGGTGCAATGGGGCGACATCCTCACCCTCTCGGGCGGCGATACGGTGGTCGCGCAGGCCACCTTCTCGAATTTCGAGGCCCTGAACGCGGTCTGTTTCACCCCCGGCACCCTGATCGAGACCCCCGCCGGCCCGCGCCCGGTCGAGGCCCTGCGCCGCGGCGATCTCGTCTCGACCCGCGCAGGCGCCCGCCCGATCCGCTGGATCGGCCGGCGCCGGCTCGACCTGATCGATCTGATGGCCAACCCCAAGCTGATGCCGATCCTCGTGCCGCGCGGCGCCTTTGGCGACGGGCTGCCGCGGCGCGATCTGCATGTCTCGCCCCAGCACCGGGTCGTGGTGCGCTCGAAGATCGCCGAGCGGATGTTCGGCGCGCGCGAGGTGCTGGTCGCGGTCAAACAGCTCGTCGGCACCGCCGGCATCGAGGTCGATGGCGAGCTCAGCACCGTCACCTATTACCATTTCATGCTCGACGACCACGCCCTCGTCATCGCCGACGGGATCGAGGCCGAAACCCTCTACCCCGGCCCGCAGGCGCTGAGCTTCCTCTCCGAGGACGCGCGCGCCGAGATTTCCACGCTGTTCCCCGAGCTCGAGGCGGGCGCCGCGAGCCTCGCGCTGCCCTGCCTGAAGGGGCGCGACGCCCGCGCCCTCGCCGCGCGCCACGCCCGCTCGGGCCAACCCCTCTGGTCGTGA
- a CDS encoding GNAT family N-acetyltransferase yields the protein MQSSLPAEERRKVMIKLGEEVADVPQILPLVHQMHRESLFADLPFDEPQFEQIIGFIRDNPGFNGALYVEYDGEPVAFAYYVFRPFMGSRKSWITVMHTLYLRADIRSTPVGGYIWERILLAVRSWSAPRGARGIMFNVTSGIAVEETDTVLRAGGATHLGGNYFLRI from the coding sequence GTGCAAAGCAGCCTCCCCGCCGAGGAACGGCGCAAAGTGATGATCAAGCTCGGCGAGGAGGTCGCCGATGTGCCCCAGATCCTGCCGCTCGTCCACCAGATGCACCGCGAAAGCCTGTTTGCCGACCTGCCTTTCGACGAGCCGCAGTTCGAGCAGATCATCGGCTTCATCCGCGACAACCCGGGCTTCAACGGCGCGCTCTATGTCGAATATGACGGCGAGCCGGTGGCCTTTGCCTATTACGTCTTCCGCCCCTTCATGGGCAGCCGCAAGAGCTGGATCACGGTGATGCACACGCTCTACCTGCGCGCCGATATCCGCTCGACCCCGGTCGGCGGCTACATCTGGGAGCGGATCTTGCTGGCGGTGCGCAGCTGGTCGGCGCCGCGCGGCGCGCGCGGGATCATGTTCAACGTCACCTCGGGGATCGCGGTGGAAGAGACCGATACCGTGCTGCGCGCGGGCGGCGCCACCCATCTGGGCGGCAATTATTTCCTGCGGATCTGA
- a CDS encoding PAS domain S-box protein, with protein sequence MPRLSQMRTVPSLARLLARFSAQSLRLKITLLTCVVTFLVALTMFWVSYRQTVAVSLAAANERLLWETQAIANPIRAGFEQLVSDARLVRSSSIPEGYFRAERGGGVDPVSGNDLAHWRARFELAFRALMQQRPDYLRMRYIAAAGGRELARVDRPPGAVLGAAEPDRGRERLVTTAPERLLRGLETPDLARALALDPSGILVVPERGRAGPGRVVRVLVSAQFEGATVGVVEITLDYAALLQAVVRSVRPAAAVLVIDPAGEAISHDPGSGLFMPLGRAQMAPMLAQIAQADPGGAAPNVALADAVTVARYQRVVLDTQEPPFALGVVARHPRVEVFAALGALRTKLIGIGAVLILGSVGVAFLAATWITEALPRMTAQLREAARSGGPPVHLPIERRDEIGDLARSFEALRRRIVSSEARAQEVIETVVDGIITIDERGIICDYNPACERLFGYGREEVVGRDVGMLMPEGDGSAHQAYLTRLSRGPGEGPDDTRVVGRTVGRGRDLVARRKDGSTFILELSVSHTHYGNQRFFTGILRDITARKEMEVMKNEFVSTVNHELRTPLTTIRGALGLLKTTSAHLLDAKSARLLDLSYDSCGRLAHLVDDILDMEKIEAGKMEYRLERQEINTLVREIVERHTSYADQYDVRFTVLCAPEPLHCRVDPSRFNQALVNLLSNAAKFSPRGGEVIFAIGREGESVTIRVTDQGPGIPREFRDKIFGKFAQADASSTRARGGSGLGLNIARAIILAFEGEITFTTRIGQGTTFCIRLPRDVELPLQRSA encoded by the coding sequence ATGCCACGCCTTTCACAGATGCGGACGGTCCCGTCGCTTGCGCGCCTTCTGGCTCGCTTCTCGGCGCAATCGCTGCGCCTCAAGATCACGCTGCTGACCTGTGTCGTGACCTTTCTCGTCGCGCTGACGATGTTCTGGGTGAGCTACCGCCAGACCGTCGCGGTCTCGCTTGCGGCGGCCAATGAACGGCTCCTGTGGGAGACGCAGGCGATCGCCAACCCGATCCGGGCGGGGTTCGAGCAGCTCGTCTCGGATGCGCGGCTGGTGCGCTCCTCGTCGATCCCGGAGGGCTATTTCCGGGCCGAGCGGGGCGGCGGGGTGGACCCGGTCTCGGGCAATGACCTTGCGCATTGGCGCGCGCGCTTCGAGCTCGCGTTTCGGGCCCTGATGCAGCAGCGCCCGGATTATCTGCGGATGCGCTACATCGCGGCGGCGGGGGGGCGGGAGCTGGCGCGGGTCGACCGCCCGCCGGGGGCGGTGCTGGGCGCGGCCGAGCCTGACCGCGGGCGCGAGCGGCTGGTCACCACCGCGCCGGAGCGGCTGCTGCGCGGGCTCGAGACGCCCGATCTGGCGCGGGCGCTGGCGCTCGATCCGTCCGGGATCCTGGTCGTGCCCGAGCGCGGGCGGGCGGGGCCGGGGCGGGTGGTGCGGGTGCTCGTCTCGGCGCAGTTCGAGGGCGCGACGGTGGGGGTGGTGGAGATCACGCTCGATTATGCGGCCTTGTTGCAGGCGGTGGTGCGGTCGGTGCGGCCGGCGGCGGCGGTGCTGGTGATCGACCCGGCGGGCGAGGCGATCTCCCATGATCCGGGCAGCGGGCTGTTCATGCCGCTCGGCCGGGCGCAGATGGCGCCGATGCTGGCGCAGATCGCGCAGGCCGATCCGGGCGGCGCGGCGCCGAACGTGGCGCTGGCCGATGCGGTCACGGTCGCGCGCTATCAGCGGGTCGTGCTCGATACCCAGGAGCCGCCCTTCGCGCTGGGCGTGGTGGCGCGCCATCCGCGCGTTGAGGTGTTTGCCGCGCTCGGCGCGCTGCGCACCAAGCTGATCGGGATCGGGGCGGTGCTGATCCTCGGCTCGGTGGGGGTGGCGTTTCTCGCCGCGACCTGGATCACCGAGGCGCTGCCGCGGATGACGGCCCAGCTGCGAGAAGCGGCGCGCAGCGGCGGCCCGCCGGTCCATCTGCCGATCGAGCGACGCGACGAGATCGGCGATCTGGCGCGCTCCTTCGAGGCGCTGCGGCGGCGCATCGTCTCGTCGGAGGCGCGCGCGCAAGAGGTGATCGAGACGGTGGTCGACGGGATCATCACGATCGACGAGCGCGGCATCATCTGCGACTACAACCCCGCTTGCGAGCGGCTGTTCGGCTATGGCCGCGAGGAGGTCGTGGGGCGCGATGTCGGGATGTTGATGCCCGAGGGCGACGGGAGCGCGCATCAGGCCTATCTGACGCGCCTCAGCCGCGGCCCCGGCGAGGGCCCCGACGACACCCGCGTCGTCGGGCGCACGGTCGGGCGCGGGCGGGATCTCGTCGCGCGGCGCAAGGATGGCTCGACCTTCATCCTCGAGCTCTCCGTCAGCCACACCCATTACGGCAACCAGCGCTTCTTCACCGGCATCTTGCGCGACATCACCGCACGCAAGGAGATGGAGGTGATGAAAAACGAATTCGTCTCGACGGTGAACCACGAGCTGCGCACGCCCCTGACCACGATCCGCGGCGCGCTGGGCCTGCTCAAGACCACCTCGGCGCATCTGCTCGATGCGAAATCGGCGCGGCTGCTCGACCTGTCCTATGACAGTTGCGGCCGGCTCGCCCATCTCGTCGACGACATCCTCGACATGGAGAAGATCGAGGCGGGCAAGATGGAGTATCGGCTCGAGCGGCAGGAGATCAACACGCTGGTGCGCGAGATCGTCGAGCGCCACACGAGCTATGCCGATCAATATGACGTGCGCTTCACCGTGCTATGCGCGCCCGAGCCGCTCCATTGTCGGGTCGACCCGAGCCGGTTCAATCAGGCGCTGGTCAACCTGCTCTCCAATGCGGCGAAATTCTCGCCCCGCGGCGGCGAGGTGATCTTCGCGATCGGCCGCGAGGGGGAGAGTGTCACGATCCGGGTGACCGATCAGGGCCCCGGGATCCCGCGCGAGTTCCGCGACAAGATCTTCGGCAAATTCGCGCAGGCCGATGCCTCCTCGACGCGGGCGCGCGGCGGCTCGGGGCTCGGGCTCAACATCGCGCGCGCGATCATCCTCGCCTTCGAGGGCGAGATCACCTTCACCACCCGTATCGGGCAGGGCACGACCTTCTGCATCCGCCTGCCGCGCGATGTCGAGCTGCCCTTGCAAAGGAGCGCCTGA
- a CDS encoding NADH:flavin oxidoreductase — protein sequence MSTDPLLQPYQLKHLRLRNRIMTTSHEPAYPEDGMPKARYAAYHAERAKAGVALAMTAGSAAVSKDSPPVFNNILAYKDEVVPHIRRLTDACHEHGCAVMIQLTHLGRRTTWNKGAWLPSVSSSRHREPAHKAFPKLAEDWDIARIITDFADATERMQAGGMDGIELQVYGHLLDQFWSPLTNDLEGPYGGQTLESRMQLLMDVLGGIRKRVGPEFIVGLRYTADEAEAGGITPAEGIEISRRLAATGMVDFLNVIRGRIHTDPAMTDVIPVQGMKNAPHLDFAGAVKAATGMPTFHAAKIPDVATARHAVAAGLLDMVGMTRAHMADPHIVRKIIEGREHDIRPCVGATYCLDRIYAAGEALCIHNPATGRELTMPHEIAPAETRKKVVIVGAGPAGLEAARVAAERGHDVTVFEAQPDPGGQVRLTALSERRREMISIIDWRMAQCAARDVEFRFNTWAEVADVTALAPDVVIVATGGLPNLTLFEGKEPGHVISAWDLLSGDVKPGQEVLIYDESGDHPGLMAAELAARAGARVEVMTPDRTFAPDIMAMNLVPYMRALQDKDVTFTVTRRLKDVRKEGNRLTAVIGTDYSAHTREQSYDQIVVNYGTMPLDELYFALKPLSSNGGAVDYDALIAGAPQRLIREPEGAFQLFRIGDAVSARNTHAAIYDALRLMKDI from the coding sequence ATGTCCACCGATCCCCTTCTCCAGCCCTACCAGCTCAAACACCTGCGGCTGCGCAACCGCATCATGACCACCAGCCACGAACCCGCCTACCCCGAGGACGGCATGCCCAAGGCGCGCTACGCCGCCTATCATGCCGAGCGCGCCAAGGCCGGGGTGGCGCTGGCGATGACCGCGGGCTCGGCGGCGGTCTCGAAAGACAGCCCGCCGGTCTTCAACAATATCCTCGCCTACAAGGACGAGGTCGTGCCCCATATCCGCCGCCTCACCGATGCCTGCCACGAGCACGGCTGCGCGGTGATGATCCAGCTCACCCATCTCGGCCGGCGCACCACCTGGAACAAGGGCGCCTGGCTGCCCTCGGTCTCCTCCTCGCGCCACCGCGAGCCCGCGCACAAGGCCTTCCCCAAGCTCGCCGAGGATTGGGATATCGCGCGCATCATCACCGATTTCGCCGATGCGACCGAGCGGATGCAGGCCGGCGGCATGGACGGGATCGAGTTGCAGGTCTATGGCCACCTGCTCGACCAGTTCTGGTCGCCCCTGACCAATGACCTCGAGGGCCCCTATGGCGGCCAGACGCTCGAGAGCCGGATGCAACTGCTGATGGATGTGCTCGGCGGCATCCGCAAACGGGTCGGCCCGGAGTTCATCGTCGGGCTGCGCTACACCGCCGACGAGGCCGAGGCCGGCGGCATCACCCCCGCCGAGGGGATCGAGATCTCCCGCCGCCTCGCCGCGACCGGCATGGTCGATTTCCTCAACGTGATCCGCGGGCGCATCCACACCGACCCGGCGATGACCGATGTGATCCCGGTGCAGGGGATGAAAAACGCCCCCCATCTCGATTTTGCCGGCGCCGTGAAGGCCGCGACCGGGATGCCGACCTTCCATGCCGCGAAGATCCCCGATGTGGCCACCGCGCGCCATGCGGTCGCGGCGGGGCTGCTCGACATGGTCGGCATGACCCGCGCGCATATGGCCGACCCGCATATCGTGCGCAAGATCATCGAGGGGCGCGAGCATGACATCCGCCCCTGTGTCGGCGCGACCTACTGTCTCGACCGGATCTATGCCGCGGGCGAGGCGCTGTGCATCCACAACCCCGCCACCGGGCGCGAGCTGACCATGCCCCATGAGATCGCCCCGGCCGAGACCCGCAAGAAGGTGGTGATCGTCGGCGCCGGCCCCGCCGGGCTCGAGGCCGCCCGCGTCGCCGCCGAGCGCGGCCATGACGTGACCGTGTTCGAGGCCCAGCCCGACCCGGGCGGTCAGGTCCGCCTCACCGCGCTCTCCGAACGGCGCCGCGAGATGATCTCGATCATCGACTGGCGGATGGCGCAATGCGCCGCGCGCGATGTCGAATTCCGCTTCAACACCTGGGCGGAGGTGGCCGATGTGACCGCGCTCGCCCCCGATGTGGTGATCGTGGCGACCGGCGGGCTGCCCAATCTCACCCTCTTCGAGGGCAAGGAGCCCGGCCATGTGATCAGCGCCTGGGATCTGCTTTCGGGCGATGTCAAACCCGGGCAGGAGGTGCTGATCTATGACGAGAGCGGCGATCACCCGGGGCTGATGGCGGCCGAGCTTGCCGCGCGGGCGGGCGCGCGCGTCGAGGTGATGACCCCCGACCGCACCTTCGCCCCCGATATCATGGCGATGAACCTCGTGCCCTACATGCGCGCGCTGCAAGACAAGGACGTGACCTTCACCGTCACCCGCCGCCTCAAGGATGTGCGCAAGGAGGGCAACCGGCTGACGGCGGTGATCGGCACCGATTACAGCGCCCATACCCGCGAGCAAAGCTATGACCAGATCGTTGTCAACTATGGCACGATGCCGCTCGACGAGCTCTATTTCGCGCTCAAGCCGCTCTCCTCGAACGGCGGCGCGGTGGATTACGACGCGCTGATCGCGGGCGCGCCGCAACGGCTGATCCGCGAACCCGAGGGCGCCTTCCAGCTGTTCCGGATCGGCGATGCGGTGAGCGCACGCAACACCCATGCCGCGATCTACGATGCGCTGCGGCTGATGAAGGACATCTGA